Proteins found in one Anopheles aquasalis chromosome 3, idAnoAquaMG_Q_19, whole genome shotgun sequence genomic segment:
- the LOC126576409 gene encoding protein kintoun, giving the protein MSTKGEFNLSRDEFRNITRCLENEEFRSLFIEYCDELRDPANRKRYEEELTVLEAERGYDVKFLNPTPGYVIKTVVDGTRKGFINVCRCDLVKKPSSVGGTNDEGQKGLRWSIPYAQSQPRKDYDNRNAECVVYDVMFHPDALHLASKNDGFRKLLNSTALDAVEGSFGVMLDRANLRFPKLQYKGTPKCTVMRERSAKDDATSERNEFVDKLLASMPPVPNANETTDCTKDKENIDKPVGRKAQSGADPFYTTPEYKIVQCRDVGYEEMTEELDAKIDVTIPRLLRVVITLPLLKSASDCALDVTKTALHLVSEKPARYKLELKLPYEVKENEGTAKFNVDEKTLSITLPVLRSRAITLQDINEVRGNAQSETKIVEPIEEEPPKKGQEQIIKPTSQLVTAATQPARKTVFPKFSVNKMENIFAFTLCVRNVDPATVELDNRTDSVYCRFTNVGNGFFPCYYVFFVRFPNAQVVEVQHEEWDNNLIIQITLNTATIGSYQAGPSEHETAEYSIMEDITDKINKFGKEIEDDSLCIAVVRQEKGKKKPMAGLSIEISKKNADEREDQRDEESCCEAAAQPEEEPACGTSVDEGDDKETDAQIMLKAKRNARKKNKKRSLSESFCDHLKVIVENESIGQSSDHPMAKGGTEGATNGASAPIEAPNSGSKPRKVRSVSECCQVEGSEACDESEPSLSFTRKLKGILKRSSFDRTISECSSVDDLGTSVELSFPGSIGEECRKTVRFNDAIRKQLFRSNSCILRQKKKSQKKREQKQRATVRRMSEGESTDNDEKDLIGHDGGHCLGDGGENEMVENDSGVSFDSESGEKDAVGEPETGGIPMKAGSKKAPKSRKNNQAKGGKPMATMDGKGSRNNKAGADVQNIEFKSDMIFDIEM; this is encoded by the exons ATGTCGACGAAGGGGGAGTTTAATCTATCGCGCGATGAGTTTCGAAACATCACCCGCTGCCTGGAGAACGAGGAGTTTCGCAGTCTCTTCATCGAGTACTGCGATGAGCTGAGGGACCCGGCGAACCGGAAGCGGTACGAGGAGGAGCTGACCGTGTTGGAGGCTGAGCGCGGGTACGACGTCAAGTTCCTGAATCCGACACCGGGTTACGTAATCAAAACGGTGGTCGACGGGACGCGCAAGGGCTTCATCAATGTGTGCCGCTGCGACCTGGTTAAGAAGCCATCCAGCGTCGGGGGCACGAACGACGAGGGCCAGAAAGGGCTACGCTGGAGCATCCCGTACGCGCAGAGTCAACCTCGGAAGGACTACGACAACCGGAATGCCGAGTGTGTCGTGTACGACGTCATGTTTCATCCCGATGCGCTGCATCTGGCGTCAAAGAACGACGGATTCCGGAAGCTGCTCAACAGTACGGCGCTCGATGCGGTCGAGGGCTCGTTCGGCGTGATGCTGGACCGTGCGAATCTGCGCTTCCCAAAACTGCAGTACAAAGGCACCCCGAAGTGCACCGTCATGCGGGAAAGATCGGCCAAAGACGATGCCacaagcgaacggaacgaattCGTCGATAAGCTGCTCGCTTCCATGCCACCGGTGCCCAATGCCAATGAAACCACCGATTGTACAAAAGATAAAGAAAATATCGATAAACCAGTGGGACGTAAGGCGCAGAGTGGTGCCGATCCTTTCTATACCACCCCGGAGTACAAAATCGTCCAATGCCGGGATGTCGGATATGAAGAAATGACGGAGGAGCTGGATGCAAAGATCGATGTAACGATACCGCGCCTGCTGAGAGTAGTCATCACGTTGCCATTGCTGAAATCGGCATCCGATTGTGCGTTGGACGTCACGAAGACGGCGCTGCATTTGGTCAGCGAGAAGCCGGCACGGTACAAGCTTGAGCTGAAGCTGCCATACGAGGTGAAGGAGAACGAAGGAACGGCCAAGTTTAACGTGGACGAGAAAACTCTGTCGATCACGTTGCCCGTGCTTCGCAGCCGTGCGATCACTTTGCAGGATATCAACGAAGTGAGAGGAAACGCCCAATCGGAGACGAAGATTGTCGAGCCGATAGAGGAGGAACCCCCGAAGAAGGGCCAGgaacaaatcatcaaacccACCTCGCAATTAGTCACTGCCGCCACACAACCGGCGAGGAAGACCGTGTTCCCCAAATTTTCGGTCAACAAAATGGAGAACATCTTTGCCTTCACGCTGTGCGTGCGCAACGTTGATCCTGCGACCGTTGAGCTGGACAACCGGACGGATTCCGTGTACTGCCGGTTCACGAACGTGGGCAACGGATTCTTTCCCTGCTATTACGTGTTTTTCGTGCGTTTCCCCAATGCACAGGTGGTGGAAGTGCAGCACGAAGAGTGGGACAACAATCTCATCATTCAAATAACGCTCAACACGGCAACCATTGGCTCGTATCAGGCTGGCCCCAGTGAACATGAGACGGCGGAATACTCCATCATGGAGGACATAACGGATAAGATAAACAAATTCGGGAAGGAGATCGAAGACGACAGTCTGTGTATAGCAGTGGTGCGCCaggagaagggaaagaagaagccgATGGCCGGACTGAGCATCGAGATATCCAAGAAGAATGCGGATGAGCGTGAGGATCAGCGAGATGAAGAGAGCTGCTGTGAAGCGGCAGCCCAGCCGGAAGAGGAGCCCGCTTGTGGAACGTCGGTCGATGAGGGTGATGATAAGGAAACGGATGCGCAGATAATGTTGAAAGCGAAACGTAATGCTcggaaaaagaacaaaaagcgCTCGTTGTCGGAATCGTTTTGTGATCATCTGAAGGTGATAGTCGAGAATGAGTCGATCGGTCAGTCTAGTGACCACCCGATGGCAAAGGGAGGAACCGAGGGTGCAACGAACGGTGCTAGCGCACCAATCGAAGCGCCCAATTCCGGTAGTAAACCACGGAAGGTCCGTAGCGTGTCCGAATGTTGCCAGGTAGAAGGATCGGAAGCATGCGATGAATCGGAACCTTCGCTCTCGTTTACGCGTAAACTGAAAGGGATCCTCAAACGGAGCTCATTCGATCGTACCATCAGCGAGTGCTCGTCTGTGGACGATCTGGGAACTTCGGTTGAGTTGAGCTTCCCGGGTTCGATCGGTGAGGAGTGCCGTAAGACCGTCCGTTTCAACGATGCCATTCGTAAACAACTATTCCG ATCGAACTCGTGCATCCTGCGTCAGAAGAAGAAAtcgcaaaagaaaagggaacaaaagCAACGTGCCACGGTGCGGCGCATGAGTGAAGGCGAGAGTACGGATAATGATGAAAAGGACTTG ATCGGGCacgatggtggccattgcTTGGGCGATGGCGGTGAGAACGAAATGGTGGAGAATGATAGTGGCGTATCGTTCGATTCGGAGTCGGGAGAGAAGGACGCTGTCGGTGAACCGGAAACGGGTGGCATCCCGATGAAGGCTGGAAGTAAAAAGGCGCCCAAGAGCCGGAAAAATAACCAAGCCAAGGGTGGCAAgccgatggcgacgatggacGGCAAGGGATCGCGGAACAACAAGGCGGGTGCGGATGTGCAGAACATCGAATTCAAAAGTGATATGATTTTCGATATCGAAAtgtaa